A DNA window from Hydrogenophaga taeniospiralis contains the following coding sequences:
- a CDS encoding class I SAM-dependent methyltransferase, producing the protein MKISHGLQENGVIVGNVFDKYESRNPLVREIMRGFNNGLAYLVSRAAPANVHELGCGEGHWVLEWAQQGIAARGSDFSEKVIAMARDNAVSAQLDPGMFSVRSIYDIAPDTDSADLIVCSEVLEHLTDPVAGLAAIQKVASRHVILTVPREPIWCAMNMARGAYLRHWGNTPGHLQHWSTRQFIALVERYFEVVAVKTPLPWTMLLCRVKD; encoded by the coding sequence TTGAAAATTTCGCATGGCTTGCAGGAAAACGGGGTGATCGTCGGCAACGTGTTCGACAAATATGAATCCCGCAACCCTCTGGTGCGCGAGATCATGCGCGGGTTCAACAATGGTCTGGCATATCTGGTGTCCAGAGCGGCTCCGGCCAACGTCCATGAGTTGGGCTGCGGAGAGGGCCACTGGGTGCTGGAGTGGGCCCAACAAGGCATAGCCGCGCGAGGCAGTGATTTCTCTGAAAAGGTGATCGCCATGGCGCGTGACAATGCCGTCAGCGCCCAGTTGGACCCGGGCATGTTTTCTGTGCGCAGCATCTACGATATTGCGCCAGACACCGACAGCGCCGATCTGATCGTTTGCAGCGAGGTGCTGGAGCACCTGACCGATCCCGTGGCTGGTTTGGCCGCGATCCAGAAAGTGGCCAGTCGCCACGTCATCCTGACGGTGCCGCGCGAGCCCATATGGTGTGCCATGAACATGGCGCGCGGAGCCTACCTGCGACACTGGGGGAACACACCGGGCCATCTGCAGCACTGGTCCACCCGGCAGTTCATTGCGCTCGTCGAGCGCTATTTTGAGGTGGTTGCTGTCAAGACCCCACTGCCCTGGACCATGCTGCTGTGTCGGGTGAAAGACTAG
- a CDS encoding glycosyltransferase family 4 protein: MIPHTDWLKQAPENPADRAFAVPAGIRLLLGIRPDIAHLKTDSLLDRIAVYAWWESDSRKDYAEMEWTLTPADLDTLRGLDADELFAQGGRGFTRMLRGNWPSVLDLVPRFTARTREVVVDEASITQALPQPLRLIWADRPDLQASYDIAHVSGRIGLLMWWFGFGHQEYVRVAWRVDASLRQLRAHGPQGAFPLPLFLSLIVQGRDDLRNLYPLDSETGCLAALIWWEQNGFHEFAVPSWSLRNHMELRSQLAQKSAAFDTTRHMAPTSCARPLPYLPCLIWSARADLKAAFDLGSAAGCNGLEAWWKANGPTEYAAVAGLFEDPAEQLPGLNIVGYAQSVIGIAEDVRMAARSAQIAGLPYCVIDAPMPGPARLDHTLDAQLVAAPVHPVSLYCLPPTEMIRLGMEGGRSLLTAGTYNIGAWHWELPAWPGYLAGVHQMVDEIWVFSEYVGTAFASLGDKPVRRMPLAVELPAITGPDRRALGLPSDKFLFLVMFDGNSWLSRKNPVGAVRAFKTAFPTDPGVGLVIKAMGQGSNSAGWQAMLAEIEGDDRVVVIDQTLSRPDVTRLMASCDAYVSLHRSEGFGRIIAEAMLLGIPTVVTDFSGNVDFCTEDTSYLVSGERIPLDKNEYLFADGQFWCDPDISLASRQMVRLREDKTERARLAANARKNITENYSIEAVARAYKTRLQQLRQDNRI, translated from the coding sequence GTGATCCCCCACACCGACTGGCTGAAACAGGCCCCCGAGAATCCGGCCGACAGGGCCTTTGCCGTTCCGGCAGGCATTCGCCTGCTGCTGGGCATTCGCCCCGACATTGCCCACCTCAAGACCGACAGCTTGCTCGACCGGATCGCCGTCTACGCCTGGTGGGAATCGGACAGCCGCAAAGACTACGCCGAGATGGAGTGGACGCTCACCCCTGCGGACCTGGACACGCTCCGGGGTCTGGATGCCGATGAACTGTTCGCCCAAGGCGGCCGTGGCTTCACCCGCATGCTGCGCGGCAACTGGCCCAGCGTGTTGGACCTGGTGCCCCGCTTCACGGCCCGGACGCGCGAGGTGGTGGTGGACGAAGCCTCGATCACCCAGGCCCTGCCTCAGCCCTTGCGCCTGATCTGGGCCGACCGGCCCGATCTGCAGGCCAGCTACGACATTGCCCACGTGTCCGGCCGCATCGGTTTGCTGATGTGGTGGTTCGGCTTTGGCCACCAGGAATACGTGCGCGTGGCCTGGCGTGTGGACGCCTCGCTGCGCCAGCTGCGCGCCCATGGCCCGCAGGGTGCATTCCCTCTTCCACTGTTCCTCTCGCTCATCGTTCAGGGGCGCGACGATCTGCGGAACCTGTACCCGCTGGACAGCGAAACGGGCTGTCTGGCCGCCCTTATCTGGTGGGAACAGAACGGTTTTCACGAATTCGCCGTGCCGTCCTGGTCGCTGCGCAACCACATGGAGCTGCGCAGCCAACTGGCACAAAAAAGCGCTGCGTTCGATACCACGCGCCACATGGCGCCCACCTCCTGCGCCCGGCCACTGCCATATCTGCCCTGCCTGATCTGGAGCGCGCGCGCCGATCTGAAAGCGGCGTTCGACCTGGGCAGCGCTGCGGGCTGCAACGGGCTGGAGGCCTGGTGGAAGGCCAATGGGCCAACCGAATACGCGGCCGTGGCCGGCCTGTTTGAGGACCCGGCAGAACAACTGCCGGGGCTGAACATCGTCGGGTACGCCCAGTCCGTCATCGGCATTGCGGAGGATGTGCGCATGGCCGCACGCTCGGCCCAGATCGCCGGCCTGCCGTACTGCGTGATCGACGCCCCCATGCCAGGCCCGGCCCGGCTGGACCACACGCTGGACGCCCAGCTGGTGGCCGCGCCGGTGCATCCGGTCTCCCTGTATTGCCTGCCCCCCACGGAAATGATCCGCCTGGGGATGGAGGGCGGGCGCTCACTGCTGACGGCTGGCACCTACAACATCGGGGCCTGGCACTGGGAACTGCCCGCCTGGCCCGGTTACCTGGCGGGTGTGCACCAGATGGTCGACGAGATCTGGGTGTTCAGCGAATACGTGGGCACCGCCTTCGCCAGCCTGGGCGACAAGCCGGTGCGGCGCATGCCGCTGGCGGTGGAACTGCCCGCCATCACGGGCCCCGACCGGCGCGCGTTGGGTCTGCCGTCCGACAAGTTTTTGTTTCTGGTGATGTTCGACGGCAATTCCTGGCTGTCGCGCAAGAACCCGGTAGGCGCGGTGCGCGCCTTCAAGACCGCCTTCCCCACCGACCCCGGGGTCGGTCTGGTGATCAAGGCCATGGGCCAGGGAAGCAACTCCGCGGGCTGGCAAGCCATGCTTGCCGAAATCGAGGGCGATGACCGGGTGGTGGTGATCGACCAGACCCTCTCCCGCCCCGATGTGACCCGGCTGATGGCGTCGTGCGATGCCTATGTTTCGCTGCACCGCTCCGAAGGCTTCGGCCGCATCATCGCCGAGGCCATGCTGCTGGGGATTCCCACCGTGGTGACGGACTTTTCGGGCAACGTCGACTTCTGCACGGAGGACACCAGCTATCTGGTGAGCGGCGAGCGGATTCCGCTGGACAAGAACGAATACCTGTTCGCCGATGGGCAGTTCTGGTGCGACCCCGACATTTCGCTGGCGAGCCGGCAGATGGTCCGGCTGCGAGAAGACAAGACCGAACGGGCGCGGCTGGCTGCCAATGCCCGGAAGAACATCACCGAAAATTACTCGATTGAGGCCGTGGCCCGGGCCTACAAGACCCGCCTGCAGCAACTGCGCCAAGACAACCGGATTTGA
- a CDS encoding S8 family peptidase, with protein sequence MFNLLVGRKRVLGTQSAARKRVSPLVWVRRLFPVTVLVAGAALAQSGPVSRSAADHQRHSALVQTASARGSVPVIVELAPQRAAGESLRVQQGTPAQVADLRVAQDRVLSRLVAARSNAGLRSAQDVARFKRFSYFPGMSLRASAQDVQALLADPEVLRVHEDVLRKPVMLDATARVGMVSGAFQGRTGAGQVVAVLDSGIEKTHPYMSGRVVSEACYSTTDAGDASTSLCPGGASSSTAVNSGLDCSSSINGCGHGTMVGGIVAGNTHPSYGGGMARSAELISIQIYSRIDDSTMCGGAPPCILTWLSDEIQGLERVYALRSSYRIAAVNMSLGGGAYSSHCDSEPEFPIVASLRLAGIATVVASGNEYQSSRLSAPACLSNVISVGSTTDGDTVSAFSNSASMLQLLAPGDDITSTYLSGSYLTGDGTSFATPMVAGAIAALKEQHPQASVDTLLAMLKNTGLGVVDSRNQLLRSRIRVDQAMSGLDSLTRISNGGSHAGQSGTTGQFSYYTVVVPSGASNLSIQTTGGTGNPNMYVKRGSRPTQASFDCSSANAGTTEACSFASPTAGTYHVMLHAPSTYSGVTVSADFDVGCASSSNIVLPSSVGGAAEHSTCGTILSNATSTAVSSTGVLQLNAGTGIQLRTGFRLSAGGRLWARVYPDMQ encoded by the coding sequence ATGTTCAATCTATTGGTTGGTAGGAAGCGTGTGCTTGGCACGCAAAGCGCGGCGCGAAAACGGGTGTCTCCGCTCGTTTGGGTTCGCCGTCTTTTTCCGGTCACGGTGTTGGTTGCGGGGGCGGCGCTGGCGCAGTCTGGTCCGGTGTCGCGCAGTGCCGCAGACCATCAGCGTCACAGCGCCCTGGTTCAAACCGCTTCGGCGCGAGGCTCGGTGCCTGTGATCGTTGAACTGGCCCCGCAAAGGGCTGCTGGCGAGAGTCTACGCGTTCAGCAGGGTACACCGGCGCAGGTCGCAGACCTTCGTGTGGCCCAGGATCGGGTGCTGTCGCGCCTGGTGGCTGCGCGCTCCAATGCGGGCCTGAGATCGGCGCAGGACGTGGCCCGTTTCAAGCGATTCAGCTATTTCCCGGGTATGTCGCTGCGCGCTTCGGCACAAGACGTGCAGGCGCTGCTGGCCGACCCCGAGGTTCTCCGTGTGCACGAGGACGTGCTTCGAAAGCCCGTGATGCTCGACGCCACGGCACGGGTGGGCATGGTGTCTGGTGCGTTTCAAGGGCGTACCGGCGCTGGGCAAGTGGTTGCCGTCCTGGACTCGGGTATCGAGAAGACCCACCCCTACATGTCTGGTCGCGTGGTTTCGGAGGCTTGTTACTCGACGACCGATGCCGGCGACGCAAGCACTTCGTTGTGCCCGGGTGGCGCGTCTTCGTCCACTGCAGTCAATTCGGGTCTGGATTGCTCATCGTCCATCAATGGTTGTGGCCATGGAACCATGGTGGGGGGAATTGTGGCTGGGAACACCCACCCCAGCTATGGCGGCGGCATGGCTCGGTCTGCGGAGCTGATTTCGATCCAGATCTACAGCCGTATTGACGATTCGACGATGTGTGGTGGGGCGCCGCCGTGCATTCTTACGTGGCTGTCTGATGAGATACAGGGCCTTGAGCGTGTCTACGCTTTGCGTTCCAGCTACCGCATCGCGGCAGTGAACATGAGCCTGGGGGGCGGGGCCTATTCCTCTCACTGTGACTCTGAACCTGAGTTTCCGATCGTCGCCAGTTTGCGGCTGGCCGGCATTGCGACGGTGGTGGCGAGCGGCAATGAGTATCAAAGCTCCAGGCTTTCTGCTCCAGCATGTTTGTCGAATGTGATCAGCGTGGGCAGCACCACGGATGGGGATACCGTCTCGGCCTTCTCCAACAGCGCTTCGATGCTGCAACTGCTGGCACCGGGAGATGACATCACCTCCACGTACCTCTCCGGTTCGTACCTGACTGGCGACGGCACATCATTTGCAACACCCATGGTCGCGGGCGCCATCGCCGCTCTGAAGGAGCAGCACCCGCAGGCCAGCGTGGATACCCTGCTTGCGATGCTCAAAAACACAGGGCTTGGCGTGGTGGACAGCCGCAACCAACTGCTTCGATCCCGCATCCGTGTGGATCAGGCCATGTCGGGCTTGGACAGCCTGACGCGAATCTCCAACGGAGGGAGTCATGCAGGCCAATCCGGTACGACCGGTCAGTTCAGCTATTACACGGTGGTTGTGCCATCGGGGGCGAGCAATCTGAGCATTCAAACCACCGGCGGAACCGGCAACCCCAACATGTATGTCAAACGGGGCAGCCGCCCTACCCAAGCGTCTTTTGACTGCAGTTCCGCAAATGCCGGAACCACGGAAGCCTGCTCCTTTGCATCACCCACAGCGGGTACCTACCACGTGATGTTGCACGCGCCGTCCACCTACTCCGGTGTCACCGTGAGCGCAGACTTCGATGTGGGTTGCGCCAGTTCGTCCAACATCGTGCTGCCCAGCTCCGTGGGGGGGGCGGCTGAACATTCAACCTGCGGCACCATCCTGTCGAATGCCACCAGCACGGCCGTGTCGTCCACGGGGGTGCTGCAGCTGAATGCTGGTACCGGCATCCAGCTTCGAACCGGTTTCCGCCTTTCCGCTGGCGGGCGCCTCTGGGCCCGCGTTTACCCAGACATGCAATGA
- a CDS encoding NAD-dependent epimerase/dehydratase family protein, whose protein sequence is MSSILLTGAAGFTGQHFTKMAESRGHRVLALQSDLNDVHAMEDELNGQRIDKVVHLAGISFVGHADETAFYKVNVIGTVNLLKALKNHQKHLTGILIASSANVYGNCDASPIAEDQPPAPVNHYAMSKLAMEHMARTYSDCLPLFLARPFNYTGPGQSPSFLIPKLVDHFARRVPQIELGNLHVEREFNDVRLVCDAYLALLHKGVPGEVYNVCSGQPYTLQAVITALEELTGHHMQVNVNPAFVRANEVHRLCGNPDKLRACTGPLPAYALKDTLSSMLAAARAS, encoded by the coding sequence ATGTCTTCCATTTTGCTAACGGGCGCCGCCGGCTTCACCGGCCAACACTTCACGAAAATGGCCGAATCGCGTGGTCACCGCGTTCTGGCGCTTCAATCCGACCTGAACGATGTGCATGCAATGGAAGACGAGTTGAATGGCCAACGCATAGATAAAGTTGTTCACTTGGCCGGCATCAGCTTTGTCGGTCACGCGGACGAAACTGCGTTCTACAAGGTCAACGTCATTGGCACGGTCAATTTGTTGAAGGCGCTGAAAAACCATCAAAAGCACTTGACCGGCATCCTGATCGCCAGCAGCGCCAACGTGTACGGCAATTGCGACGCATCACCCATTGCCGAAGATCAACCCCCGGCCCCCGTCAACCATTACGCCATGAGCAAACTGGCCATGGAACACATGGCGCGGACCTACTCGGACTGCCTGCCTCTGTTTCTGGCCCGGCCCTTCAACTACACCGGCCCGGGTCAATCGCCCAGCTTCCTGATCCCGAAGCTGGTGGACCACTTTGCCCGCCGGGTTCCCCAAATCGAATTGGGCAACCTGCACGTGGAGCGCGAGTTCAATGACGTGCGCTTGGTCTGCGATGCCTATCTGGCGCTGTTGCACAAAGGCGTGCCGGGTGAGGTGTACAACGTGTGCTCGGGTCAACCCTATACCTTGCAGGCGGTGATAACGGCTCTGGAAGAGCTGACGGGCCACCACATGCAGGTGAACGTGAACCCGGCCTTCGTGCGCGCCAACGAGGTACACCGCCTCTGCGGCAACCCGGACAAGCTCAGGGCCTGTACCGGGCCGCTGCCGGCCTACGCTCTGAAGGACACCTTGAGCAGCATGCTGGCGGCCGCGCGCGCCAGCTAA
- the gmd gene encoding GDP-mannose 4,6-dehydratase yields the protein MKTAIITGITGQDGAYLTELLLNKGYVVYGTYRRTSSVNFWRIEELGVQNHPNLHLVEYDLTDLGASIAMVQKVQPDEIYNLAAQSFVGVSFEQPSTTAQITGIGALNLLEAIRLVNPKIRFYQASTSEMFGKVQAIPQVEDTPFYPRSPYGVAKLYAHWMTVNYRESYGIFGSSGILFNHESPLRGREFVTRKITDSVAKIQLGQLDCLELGNLDAKRDWGYAKEYVEGMWRMLQADEPDTFVLATNRTETVRDFVRMAFKGAGIAVDFRGQAENETAVNSATGKTVMRINPKFYRPAEVELLIGNPAKAKAKLGWEPATTLEQLCQMMVEADLRRNRAGFSF from the coding sequence ATGAAAACCGCAATCATCACCGGCATCACCGGTCAAGACGGTGCCTACCTCACCGAACTGCTGCTGAACAAAGGCTACGTTGTCTACGGCACCTACCGCCGCACCAGCTCGGTCAACTTCTGGCGCATTGAGGAACTGGGCGTCCAGAACCACCCCAACCTGCACCTGGTGGAATACGACTTGACCGACCTGGGCGCGAGCATCGCCATGGTGCAAAAGGTCCAGCCGGACGAGATCTACAACCTGGCGGCGCAGAGCTTTGTGGGCGTGAGCTTCGAGCAACCCAGCACCACGGCGCAGATCACCGGCATCGGAGCCCTGAACCTGCTGGAGGCCATTCGCCTGGTCAACCCCAAGATCCGCTTCTACCAAGCCAGCACGTCCGAGATGTTTGGCAAGGTACAGGCCATCCCGCAGGTGGAAGACACGCCCTTCTATCCCCGCAGCCCTTATGGCGTGGCCAAGCTGTATGCGCATTGGATGACGGTGAACTACCGCGAGAGCTACGGCATCTTCGGCAGCAGCGGGATCTTGTTTAACCACGAAAGCCCGCTGCGTGGGCGCGAGTTCGTCACCCGGAAAATCACCGACAGCGTGGCCAAGATCCAGCTGGGTCAGCTGGATTGCCTGGAGCTGGGCAACCTGGACGCCAAACGCGACTGGGGCTACGCCAAGGAGTACGTGGAAGGCATGTGGCGCATGCTGCAGGCCGACGAACCCGACACCTTTGTGCTGGCCACCAACCGCACGGAAACCGTGCGCGACTTTGTTCGCATGGCGTTCAAGGGCGCTGGCATCGCTGTGGACTTCCGTGGGCAGGCCGAAAACGAAACCGCAGTGAACAGCGCCACCGGCAAGACCGTGATGCGCATCAACCCGAAGTTTTACCGCCCCGCAGAGGTTGAATTGTTGATCGGCAACCCGGCCAAGGCCAAAGCCAAACTGGGTTGGGAACCCGCGACCACGCTGGAGCAACTGTGCCAGATGATGGTGGAGGCTGATCTGCGCCGCAATCGGGCAGGTTTTTCGTTTTGA
- a CDS encoding tail fiber domain-containing protein: MKIAGITQKGLVALSLAGAAMASVHANELYVEPTGVGIGVATPDRLLHLRGPNAVFRMDRPADTAAFIIARTDSSYNPMKVYVVGVNASAPGNGEFMISDLGASTSGASARRMTITSGGETHFTGVVRAPAFAQTSSIRFKSDVLTLANPIESLKQLRGVKFNWKETGAPSIGLIAEEVVKVYPELVEMDGAVPGAVNYSAMVAVLLEAVKQQDEEIHRQKIELEKIKRQTTMANAAEVEKRLVALEAAYTQFLSNQSAEAKTALHRVDFSVKE; the protein is encoded by the coding sequence ATGAAAATTGCTGGAATCACCCAAAAAGGTTTGGTCGCTTTGTCGTTGGCTGGTGCCGCGATGGCCAGCGTTCATGCCAATGAGCTTTATGTGGAGCCCACCGGGGTCGGCATCGGTGTCGCGACACCCGATCGGCTGCTGCACCTTCGCGGCCCCAACGCCGTTTTTCGCATGGACCGTCCTGCGGATACGGCGGCTTTCATCATTGCGCGTACCGATTCGAGTTACAACCCCATGAAGGTTTACGTGGTGGGTGTGAATGCTTCGGCGCCGGGAAACGGGGAATTCATGATCAGCGATCTCGGTGCATCCACAAGTGGTGCTTCGGCGAGAAGGATGACCATTACTTCAGGTGGGGAAACACATTTTACCGGCGTGGTGCGTGCGCCCGCTTTTGCGCAAACCAGTTCCATTAGATTCAAGAGTGATGTTCTTACTCTGGCAAACCCCATTGAGAGTTTGAAGCAATTGCGTGGCGTCAAATTCAACTGGAAAGAAACCGGAGCCCCTTCGATCGGTCTTATCGCTGAGGAGGTGGTGAAGGTCTATCCCGAGTTGGTGGAGATGGACGGCGCAGTCCCCGGTGCTGTGAATTACTCTGCCATGGTGGCGGTGCTGCTGGAGGCGGTGAAGCAGCAGGATGAAGAAATTCATCGGCAGAAGATTGAGTTGGAAAAAATCAAGCGTCAAACCACCATGGCAAATGCTGCCGAGGTCGAAAAGCGCCTGGTTGCTCTTGAAGCGGCTTATACGCAGTTTTTGTCAAATCAGTCTGCCGAAGCGAAGACGGCATTGCATCGTGTCGATTTCAGCGTAAAAGAATGA
- a CDS encoding glycosyltransferase family 2 protein, producing the protein MPITTDPAHAVAAPADTSAQQLNELTEAVKDRDQQLVELLQDYTERNFQLISAYQVISCQNQEILSQQASVKETQAQIDRMYRSTSWRVTAPLRAVSVAIQNLKHALRVFKDGLRSGRGAGLATRQALHAYAPGEGVDAQAADHAPKVLDLRDYQEWVRRYDTPDAAALEVMRQQVAALTASPKVSVVMPTYNANLVWLGEAIQSVKDQLYPHWELCIADDASTDPAVRPFLEKLAAEDARIKLVFRATNGHISAATNSALEAATGDWITFLDHDDLLPPHALFYMVRAIAANPDARMLYSDEDKLDEQGRRYDPYFKSDWNLDLFYSHNLVTHLAFYRRDLIARTGGLRDAYAGAQDYDLVLRAIEHIEPAQIVHVPFILYHWRAHAGSTATADLNIKPYAMLAGERALNDHFKRIGARARAQFVGHGYRARYKLPDVPPLVSIIIPTRNMVHLVKVCIESIKAKTRYKNYEIILMDNGSDDPAALAYFAEQAQADNFRVIRDDSPFCYSAINNLGAREARGEVLVFLNNDIEIITHEWLDELVSQACRPGVGAVGARLLYPNGMLQHAGIVLGIGGWAGHSHKGFSSLAHGYVGRASLISSFSAVTGACLAVQKQHFMKVGGFDEVNLRVACNDVDLCLKFTEIGLRNIYTPFASLFHHESATRGYEDTPEKMARFQKEVSYMRSRWPTLMANDPAYSPNLTLDHEDFGLAWPPRVAHAYANANTNA; encoded by the coding sequence ATGCCCATCACCACAGACCCGGCCCATGCCGTTGCCGCGCCCGCGGACACCAGCGCCCAGCAACTCAACGAGCTGACCGAGGCCGTCAAGGACCGCGACCAACAGCTGGTCGAACTGCTGCAGGACTACACCGAGCGCAACTTCCAGTTGATCTCGGCCTACCAGGTCATCTCCTGCCAGAACCAGGAAATCCTGTCGCAGCAGGCGTCCGTGAAGGAGACCCAGGCCCAGATCGACCGCATGTACCGGTCGACCAGCTGGCGTGTGACGGCGCCGCTGCGCGCGGTCAGCGTCGCCATCCAGAACCTCAAGCACGCCCTGCGCGTGTTCAAGGACGGTCTGCGTTCGGGCCGTGGCGCGGGCCTGGCCACCCGGCAGGCGCTGCACGCGTACGCGCCCGGTGAAGGCGTGGACGCGCAGGCCGCCGACCACGCGCCCAAGGTGCTGGACCTGCGCGACTACCAGGAGTGGGTGCGCCGCTACGACACACCCGACGCGGCCGCCCTGGAGGTGATGCGTCAGCAGGTGGCGGCGCTGACAGCGTCGCCCAAGGTGTCGGTGGTCATGCCCACCTACAACGCCAACCTGGTCTGGCTGGGTGAGGCCATCCAGTCGGTGAAGGACCAGCTCTATCCCCACTGGGAACTGTGCATCGCCGACGACGCCTCCACCGACCCCGCCGTGCGGCCGTTCCTGGAAAAGCTCGCGGCCGAAGATGCCCGCATCAAGCTGGTCTTCAGGGCAACGAACGGCCACATTTCGGCCGCGACCAACAGCGCGCTGGAAGCCGCCACGGGTGACTGGATCACCTTCCTCGACCACGACGACCTGCTGCCCCCACACGCCCTCTTCTACATGGTGCGCGCGATCGCGGCGAACCCCGATGCCCGGATGCTCTACTCCGACGAGGACAAGCTCGACGAGCAGGGCCGGCGCTACGACCCCTACTTCAAGAGCGACTGGAACCTGGACCTGTTCTATTCGCACAACCTGGTCACGCACCTGGCCTTCTACCGCCGCGACCTGATCGCCCGCACCGGGGGCCTGCGCGACGCCTACGCGGGCGCCCAGGACTACGATCTGGTGCTGCGCGCCATCGAGCACATCGAGCCGGCCCAGATCGTGCACGTGCCGTTCATCCTGTACCACTGGCGCGCCCACGCGGGCAGCACCGCCACGGCCGATCTCAACATCAAGCCCTACGCCATGCTGGCGGGCGAGCGCGCCCTGAACGACCACTTCAAGCGCATCGGTGCCCGCGCACGGGCCCAGTTCGTGGGGCACGGCTACCGGGCGCGCTACAAGCTGCCCGACGTGCCACCCCTGGTCAGCATCATCATTCCCACGCGCAACATGGTGCACCTGGTGAAGGTGTGCATCGAGAGCATCAAGGCCAAGACGCGCTACAAGAACTACGAAATCATCCTGATGGACAACGGGTCGGACGATCCGGCGGCGCTGGCCTACTTCGCCGAACAGGCCCAGGCCGACAACTTCCGCGTGATCCGCGACGACTCGCCGTTCTGCTATTCCGCCATCAACAACCTGGGCGCCCGCGAAGCCCGGGGCGAGGTGCTGGTGTTCCTCAACAACGACATCGAGATCATCACGCACGAATGGCTGGACGAACTGGTCAGCCAGGCCTGCCGTCCCGGCGTGGGCGCCGTGGGCGCGCGGCTGCTCTACCCCAACGGCATGCTGCAGCACGCCGGCATCGTGCTCGGCATCGGTGGCTGGGCTGGCCACTCGCACAAAGGCTTCTCGTCGCTGGCCCACGGCTATGTCGGCCGCGCCTCGCTGATCAGCTCGTTCAGCGCCGTCACCGGGGCCTGTCTGGCGGTGCAGAAACAGCATTTCATGAAAGTGGGCGGCTTTGACGAGGTGAACCTGCGCGTGGCCTGCAACGACGTGGACCTGTGCCTGAAGTTCACCGAGATCGGCCTGCGCAACATCTACACGCCGTTTGCTTCCCTGTTCCACCACGAGTCGGCCACGCGCGGCTACGAGGACACGCCGGAGAAGATGGCGCGTTTCCAGAAGGAAGTGAGCTACATGCGTTCACGCTGGCCCACGCTCATGGCCAACGACCCGGCCTACAGCCCCAACCTCACGCTCGACCACGAGGACTTCGGCCTCGCCTGGCCGCCCCGTGTGGCCCATGCGTACGCCAACGCCAACACCAACGCATGA